In Escherichia ruysiae, a genomic segment contains:
- the ycfP gene encoding alpha/beta hydrolase YcfP: MIIYLHGFDSNSPGNHEKVLQLQFIDPDVRLISYSTLHPKHDMQHLLKEVDKMLQLNVDERPLICGVGLGGYWAERIGFLCDIRQVIFNPNLFPYENMEGKIDRPEEYADIATKCVTNFREKNRDRCLVILSRNDEALNSQRTSEELHHYYEIVWDEDQTHKFKNISPHLQRIKAFKTLG, translated from the coding sequence ATGATTATCTATTTACACGGTTTTGACTCTAACAGTCCGGGTAACCACGAGAAAGTTTTACAATTGCAGTTTATTGACCCGGATGTGCGCTTGATAAGCTACAGCACTCTGCATCCGAAACACGATATGCAGCATCTGCTCAAAGAAGTAGACAAAATGCTGCAACTGAACGTCGACGAGCGCCCGCTAATTTGCGGCGTTGGTCTGGGCGGATACTGGGCGGAACGGATTGGTTTTCTCTGTGATATCCGCCAGGTGATCTTCAACCCTAATTTGTTCCCTTACGAGAACATGGAAGGGAAGATTGATCGCCCGGAAGAGTACGCCGACATCGCGACTAAATGTGTGACTAACTTCCGCGAGAAGAATCGCGATCGTTGTCTGGTGATATTGTCGCGTAATGATGAGGCGCTTAATAGTCAGCGGACATCTGAAGAGTTGCATCATTATTACGAGATTGTCTGGGACGAAGATCAGACGCACAAATTCAAAAATATCTCTCCGCATTTGCAGCGCATTAAGGCGTTCAAAACCCTCGGTTAA